From Methanobrevibacter sp., the proteins below share one genomic window:
- a CDS encoding MTH1187 family thiamine-binding protein, with protein MITCDFAILPVGSETTECKDYVTAAVQSIKDSGLNYQLTGMGTQIEADNLEELYRAIANAQEAIFELGIGRVYTVIKVDDRRDLENRTLDAKVKTVNDMLK; from the coding sequence ATGATTACATGTGATTTTGCAATATTGCCTGTTGGAAGTGAAACTACAGAATGTAAAGATTATGTAACTGCTGCAGTTCAATCAATTAAAGATTCAGGCCTCAACTATCAGTTGACCGGAATGGGAACCCAAATAGAAGCTGATAATTTAGAAGAATTATACCGTGCAATAGCCAACGCACAAGAAGCTATTTTTGAACTTGGAATCGGCAGAGTATATACAGTTATAAAAGTAGATGACAGAAGAGATCTTGAAAATAGAACTCTGGATGCCAAAGTAAAAACCGTAAATGATATGTTAAAATAA
- a CDS encoding DegT/DnrJ/EryC1/StrS aminotransferase family protein, which produces MSNIKVPIAKPIIGEEEIENVVEVLKSGMIAQGPKVEEFEQKFAEWVGAKYGIAVNSGTAALHVALLSCGIGEGDEVITTPFTFIASGNSIIYTGAKPVFADIDLKTYTINPDSIEALITENTKAILPVHLYGQSANMDRINEIAEKHGLIVIEDAAQAHGATCNGEKVGVLGDMACFSFYPTKNMTTSEGGIITTDDEDLAENAKVFRAHGASVRYHHDEIGYNFRMTDISAAIGLAQLNKIDEFNDKRIENASYLNKGLKDVDGIVTPYCAYGSKHVYHQYTIRVEKGNRDDWVNIINECGVGTGIHYPIPLYNQPIYKSLGIDGNCPKAELAADNVISLPVHPSLTKEDLDLVIEAVKKASEELD; this is translated from the coding sequence GTGTCAAATATTAAGGTTCCTATTGCAAAACCAATAATTGGAGAAGAAGAAATAGAAAATGTAGTCGAAGTTTTAAAATCAGGCATGATTGCTCAAGGACCAAAAGTGGAAGAATTTGAGCAAAAGTTTGCTGAATGGGTCGGAGCAAAATATGGTATTGCTGTTAACTCAGGGACTGCTGCGTTACATGTTGCGTTACTCTCCTGCGGTATTGGTGAAGGTGATGAAGTAATTACAACTCCTTTTACATTTATTGCAAGCGGAAATTCAATTATATACACTGGTGCAAAACCTGTTTTTGCAGATATTGATTTAAAAACATACACTATTAATCCGGATTCAATCGAAGCATTAATAACAGAAAATACTAAAGCTATTCTGCCGGTTCATTTGTATGGTCAATCTGCAAATATGGACAGGATAAATGAAATTGCCGAAAAACATGGTTTGATTGTCATTGAAGATGCTGCACAGGCTCACGGAGCAACCTGCAATGGAGAAAAAGTTGGTGTTTTGGGAGATATGGCATGTTTCAGTTTTTACCCTACTAAAAACATGACAACTTCTGAAGGAGGAATAATCACCACTGACGATGAGGATTTGGCCGAAAATGCTAAAGTATTCAGGGCACATGGTGCAAGTGTAAGATATCATCACGATGAAATTGGTTATAACTTTAGAATGACTGATATTTCTGCTGCTATTGGTCTTGCTCAATTAAATAAGATTGATGAATTTAATGATAAAAGAATTGAAAATGCCTCATACTTAAATAAAGGATTAAAAGATGTTGACGGAATTGTTACTCCTTATTGCGCATATGGTTCAAAACATGTATATCACCAGTACACTATCAGGGTTGAAAAAGGAAATAGGGATGATTGGGTTAATATCATTAATGAATGCGGTGTTGGAACAGGGATTCACTATCCGATTCCATTATATAATCAACCGATTTATAAATCATTAGGAATCGACGGCAACTGTCCAAAAGCCGAATTGGCGGCGGACAATGTTATTTCTCTTCCAGTTCATCCTTCATTAACAAAAGAAGATTTGGATTTGGTTATTGAAGCTGTTAAAAAAGCTTCAGAAGAATTAGATTAA